A single window of Sparus aurata chromosome 22, fSpaAur1.1, whole genome shotgun sequence DNA harbors:
- the clu gene encoding clusterin isoform X2 translates to MLMMMMMMKKKKASKILAVVALLVATVNGVLLPTKEDLYQISLQGEKYLDRQIENAVNGVKEMKTVMQKSSEDHQKLLDALEKTKEQKEEAMRAAQEMETKLEQEEEVCNETMKTLWEECKPCLKNTCVKYYSRTCSSGSGLVGRQLEDVLNRTSPFSIWINGEKIDVLEQEGQRQSKEFRNLEEKYTEMADGVDSIFTDSMKVADHVHYNPPVFYLPNFLGPYARQTRSIRSLFRDPFHGFQNLFSPMSGMSRNFFSSMGSMMDMDSDTPPNEDGSVNEDVVITKPFGNGRMTCREIRRNSAGCLRFREECQKCKEIQHIDCSGKRPLEGPLKEELEEALAMAERFTQLYNNLLTRFEEQMVNTSSLLDMLNSQFGWVSSLANNTKDNIFQVQTVLCKDTEEKPAGEEKQHEETAVSVQVFDSPPMNVSVPGDIPWTDPKFSEVVAQKALDRYKETSV, encoded by the exons agatctccCTGCAGGGAGAGAAATATCTGGATCGACAGATTGAAAACGCCGTTAACGGAGTGAAGGAGATGAAGACTGTGATGCAGAAATCTTCAGAGGACCACCAGAAGCTTCTGGATGCCCTGGAGAAGACCAAGGAGCAAAAAGAG GAGGCGATGCGTGCAGCTCAGGAGATGGAGACcaagctggagcaggaggaggaggtctgtAATGAGACGATGAAGACTCTATGGGAGGAGTGTAAGCCCTGTCTGAAGAACACCTGCGTTAAATACTACTCTCGAACCTGCAGCAGCGGATCTGGACTGGTGGGACGTCAG CTGGAGGACGTGCTGAACAGAACGTCTCCGTTCTCCATCTGGATCAACGGGGAGAAGATCGACGTCCTGGAGCAGGAGGGACAGCGACAGAGCAAAGAGTTCAGGAACCTGGAGGAAAAATACACCGAGATGGCCGACGGTGTGGACAGCATATTCACAGACAGCATGAAG GTGGCGGATCACGTGCACTACAACCCACCAGTCTTCTATCTTCCTAATTTCCTGGGACCGTACGCTCGCCAGACCCGAAGCATTCGCTCTCTGTTCCGCGATCCTTTCCACGGCTTCCAGAACTTATTCTCCCCGATGTCGGGCATGAGCAGGAACTTCTTCAGCTCTATGGGCTCCATGATGGACATGGACTCAGACACACCTCCGAATGAGG ACGGCAGCGTGAATGAGGACGTGGTCATCACCAAACCTTTTGGCAACGGCAGgatgacctgcagagagatCCGCCGCAACTCAGCCGGTTGCCTCAGGTTCCGCGAAGAGTGCCAGAAATGCAAAGAGATCCAGCACATTG ACTGCTCCGGGAAGAGACCCCTGGAGGGCCCTCtgaaggaggagctggaggaggcctTGGCCATGGCCGAGCGCTTCACACAGCTGTACAACAACCTCCTGACCAGGTTCGAGGAGCAGATGGTcaacacctcctccctcctggaCATGCTCAACAGCCAGTTCGGCTGGGTGTCGTCTCTGGCCAATAACACCAAAGACAACATCTTCCAGGTTCAGACG GTGCTCTGCAAGGACACCGAGGAGAAGCCGGCTGGGGAGGAGAAGCAGCACGAAGAAACCGCCGTGTCTGTGCAGGTCTTTGACTCTCCGCCGATGAACGTCAGCGTGCCGGGCGACATCCCCTGGACCGACCCCAAGTTCTCCGAGGTGGTGGCTCAGAAGGCTCTGGACCGCTACAAGGAAACCAGCGTGTGA
- the clu gene encoding clusterin isoform X1, whose protein sequence is MLMMMMMMKKKKASKILAVVALLVATVNGVLLPTKEDLYQISLQGEKYLDRQIENAVNGVKEMKTVMQKSSEDHQKLLDALEKTKEQKEEAMRAAQEMETKLEQEEEVCNETMKTLWEECKPCLKNTCVKYYSRTCSSGSGLVGRQLEDVLNRTSPFSIWINGEKIDVLEQEGQRQSKEFRNLEEKYTEMADGVDSIFTDSMKVADHVHYNPPVFYLPNFLGPYARQTRSIRSLFRDPFHGFQNLFSPMSGMSRNFFSSMGSMMDMDSDTPPNEDGSVNEDVVITKPFGNGRMTCREIRRNSAGCLRFREECQKCKEIQHIDCSGKRPLEGPLKEELEEALAMAERFTQLYNNLLTRFEEQMVNTSSLLDMLNSQFGWVSSLANNTKDNIFQVQTVLCKDTEEKPAGEEKQHEETAVSVQVFDSPPMNVSVPGDIPWTDPKFSEVVAQKALDRYKETSVMVK, encoded by the exons agatctccCTGCAGGGAGAGAAATATCTGGATCGACAGATTGAAAACGCCGTTAACGGAGTGAAGGAGATGAAGACTGTGATGCAGAAATCTTCAGAGGACCACCAGAAGCTTCTGGATGCCCTGGAGAAGACCAAGGAGCAAAAAGAG GAGGCGATGCGTGCAGCTCAGGAGATGGAGACcaagctggagcaggaggaggaggtctgtAATGAGACGATGAAGACTCTATGGGAGGAGTGTAAGCCCTGTCTGAAGAACACCTGCGTTAAATACTACTCTCGAACCTGCAGCAGCGGATCTGGACTGGTGGGACGTCAG CTGGAGGACGTGCTGAACAGAACGTCTCCGTTCTCCATCTGGATCAACGGGGAGAAGATCGACGTCCTGGAGCAGGAGGGACAGCGACAGAGCAAAGAGTTCAGGAACCTGGAGGAAAAATACACCGAGATGGCCGACGGTGTGGACAGCATATTCACAGACAGCATGAAG GTGGCGGATCACGTGCACTACAACCCACCAGTCTTCTATCTTCCTAATTTCCTGGGACCGTACGCTCGCCAGACCCGAAGCATTCGCTCTCTGTTCCGCGATCCTTTCCACGGCTTCCAGAACTTATTCTCCCCGATGTCGGGCATGAGCAGGAACTTCTTCAGCTCTATGGGCTCCATGATGGACATGGACTCAGACACACCTCCGAATGAGG ACGGCAGCGTGAATGAGGACGTGGTCATCACCAAACCTTTTGGCAACGGCAGgatgacctgcagagagatCCGCCGCAACTCAGCCGGTTGCCTCAGGTTCCGCGAAGAGTGCCAGAAATGCAAAGAGATCCAGCACATTG ACTGCTCCGGGAAGAGACCCCTGGAGGGCCCTCtgaaggaggagctggaggaggcctTGGCCATGGCCGAGCGCTTCACACAGCTGTACAACAACCTCCTGACCAGGTTCGAGGAGCAGATGGTcaacacctcctccctcctggaCATGCTCAACAGCCAGTTCGGCTGGGTGTCGTCTCTGGCCAATAACACCAAAGACAACATCTTCCAGGTTCAGACG GTGCTCTGCAAGGACACCGAGGAGAAGCCGGCTGGGGAGGAGAAGCAGCACGAAGAAACCGCCGTGTCTGTGCAGGTCTTTGACTCTCCGCCGATGAACGTCAGCGTGCCGGGCGACATCCCCTGGACCGACCCCAAGTTCTCCGAGGTGGTGGCTCAGAAGGCTCTGGACCGCTACAAGGAAACCAGCGT cATGGTCAAATAA